A single window of Jiangella alkaliphila DNA harbors:
- a CDS encoding helix-turn-helix transcriptional regulator: MNEARDLSERGRAAFAARVWDEAFALLSAADRAGHLEPSDLDRLATAAYLVGRDDESQDIAARSFRGWLRSGDSARAVRRAFWLGLHLLLDGDETRGQAWLARAAELLPADGGEPERGYLLTPEALHRLDEGDAAASHAISAEVLAIGERHDDLDLVALGRLGVGQALVELGEVGRGVAALDEVMVAVTTDDVSPQLAGIVYCAVIETCQRVLDVRRAREWTAALTRWCDAQPGLVPYRGQCLVHRAEIMRLHGEWSGALDEARSACGFLDGSAAAGAAYYQLAELRRLRGEFADAEDGYRAASRWVADPQPGIALLRLAQGRVDAAAAASRRALEAAHGRADRSRLLGAHAQIMLACGDVGAARAAADELRVIDEVFAAPLLHAQAEQADGACLLAEGDAATALGVLRRAWAVWQDLDAPYEAALVRVLIAQAHRLLGEPEPAEMELETAAWMFDQLGAGPDARRARALSERAAARGAGGLTRREVEVLRLVATGMTNRAVATELFLSERTVARHVSNIFTKLDVSSRSAATAYAYQHGLV; this comes from the coding sequence GTGAACGAAGCCAGAGACCTGTCCGAACGCGGCCGCGCCGCCTTCGCCGCACGCGTGTGGGACGAGGCGTTCGCGCTCCTGTCGGCGGCCGACCGGGCCGGTCACCTGGAACCGTCCGACCTGGACCGGCTGGCGACGGCCGCCTATCTGGTGGGTCGCGACGACGAGTCCCAGGACATCGCGGCGCGATCGTTCCGCGGCTGGCTGCGCAGCGGCGACTCCGCCCGAGCGGTGCGGCGGGCGTTCTGGCTCGGCCTGCACCTCCTGCTGGACGGCGACGAGACCCGCGGCCAGGCCTGGCTGGCCCGCGCCGCCGAACTGCTCCCCGCGGACGGCGGCGAACCCGAGCGCGGGTACCTGCTGACGCCGGAAGCGCTGCACCGTCTCGACGAGGGCGACGCCGCGGCCTCGCACGCCATCTCCGCCGAGGTGCTCGCGATCGGCGAACGTCACGACGATCTCGACCTGGTCGCGCTGGGCCGGCTGGGCGTCGGGCAGGCGCTCGTCGAGCTGGGCGAGGTCGGCCGCGGCGTGGCGGCGCTCGACGAGGTGATGGTCGCCGTCACGACCGACGACGTCTCGCCGCAGCTGGCCGGCATCGTCTACTGCGCGGTGATCGAGACCTGCCAGCGGGTGCTCGACGTGCGGCGCGCCCGGGAGTGGACGGCCGCCCTGACCCGCTGGTGCGACGCCCAGCCGGGCCTGGTGCCGTACCGCGGTCAGTGTCTGGTCCACCGGGCCGAGATCATGCGGCTGCACGGCGAGTGGTCCGGGGCGCTGGACGAAGCGCGCTCCGCCTGCGGCTTCCTGGACGGGTCGGCGGCGGCCGGGGCGGCGTACTACCAGCTGGCGGAGTTGCGCCGGCTCCGTGGCGAGTTCGCCGACGCGGAGGACGGCTACCGGGCGGCGAGCCGCTGGGTGGCCGATCCGCAACCCGGCATCGCGCTGCTCCGGCTGGCGCAGGGCCGGGTGGACGCCGCCGCCGCTGCGAGCCGTCGTGCCCTCGAGGCCGCCCATGGCCGCGCCGACCGGTCCCGGCTGCTCGGCGCGCACGCTCAGATCATGCTGGCGTGCGGCGACGTCGGTGCCGCCCGCGCCGCCGCCGACGAGCTCCGGGTCATCGACGAGGTGTTCGCGGCGCCGCTGCTGCACGCTCAGGCCGAGCAGGCCGACGGGGCGTGCCTCCTGGCCGAGGGCGACGCCGCCACCGCGCTGGGCGTCCTGCGGCGGGCCTGGGCGGTGTGGCAGGACCTCGATGCGCCGTACGAGGCCGCCCTGGTGCGGGTGCTGATCGCTCAGGCGCACCGGCTGCTCGGCGAACCCGAACCCGCCGAGATGGAGCTCGAGACCGCCGCCTGGATGTTCGACCAGCTCGGCGCCGGGCCCGACGCGCGCCGGGCTCGTGCGCTGTCCGAGCGTGCCGCCGCCCGAGGCGCCGGCGGCCTGACCCGTCGTGAGGTCGAGGTGCTGCGCCTCGTCGCGACCGGCATGACCAACCGCGCCGTCGCCACCGAGCTCTTCCTCAGCGAGCGAACCGTCGCCCGGCACGTCAGCAACATCTTCACCAAGCTGGACGTATCGTCGCGCAGCGCGGCGACCGCCTACGCCTACCAGCACGGACTCGTCTGA
- a CDS encoding alpha/beta fold hydrolase has protein sequence MDAAPDPLAPARERLLAEIGVSDRRQTLAGTPAAVLDGGDGRPVILLHGAGELAGTWLPVLGELARAVHVIAPDLPGHGASAMRYAAVDPGWMDRWLDDLIAATCSEPPVLVGRVTGGSIAARYAAGHPRRLAGLVLVDTTGLVPFEPDARFELAASRFLETPNLATLDRLMDFCAFDLDRTRHRLGRRWTRYAEYAVELARTPRFQAATGSLSALFDTPIPESVLAAIQVPVTLVWGRHDLATPVAAAEAAARRYGWPLHVIDHAGDDPPLDRPDAFLDVLGTIIGLRPGLEPALPA, from the coding sequence ATGGACGCGGCACCCGACCCGCTGGCGCCGGCGCGCGAGCGGCTGCTGGCCGAGATCGGCGTCAGCGACCGGCGCCAGACCCTCGCGGGCACGCCGGCCGCCGTGCTCGACGGCGGTGACGGGCGTCCCGTCATCCTGCTGCACGGAGCGGGTGAGCTGGCCGGCACCTGGCTGCCGGTGCTCGGCGAGCTCGCCCGGGCCGTGCACGTGATCGCGCCGGACCTGCCCGGCCACGGCGCGTCCGCGATGCGGTACGCCGCCGTCGACCCCGGCTGGATGGATCGGTGGCTCGACGACCTGATCGCGGCGACCTGCTCGGAGCCGCCCGTCCTGGTCGGCCGGGTCACCGGCGGCTCGATCGCGGCCCGGTACGCCGCCGGCCACCCGCGGCGACTAGCCGGCCTGGTGCTCGTCGACACCACCGGCCTGGTGCCGTTCGAGCCCGATGCCCGGTTCGAGCTGGCCGCAAGCCGCTTCCTGGAGACGCCCAACCTGGCCACGCTCGACCGGCTGATGGACTTCTGCGCCTTCGATCTCGACCGGACCCGGCACCGCCTCGGCCGGCGCTGGACCCGCTACGCCGAGTACGCCGTCGAGCTCGCCCGCACGCCCCGCTTCCAGGCGGCGACGGGCTCGCTGTCCGCCCTGTTCGACACCCCGATCCCGGAGTCCGTGCTCGCCGCGATCCAGGTGCCGGTCACGCTCGTCTGGGGCCGGCACGACCTGGCCACACCGGTCGCCGCCGCCGAGGCCGCCGCCCGCCGCTACGGCTGGCCGCTCCACGTCATCGACCACGCCGGCGACGACCCGCCGCTGGACCGGCCGGACGCCTTCCTCGACGTGCTCGGCACGATCATCGGCCTGCGGCCGGGGCTCGAACCCGCGCTACCGGCTTGA
- a CDS encoding mandelate racemase/muconate lactonizing enzyme family protein, with the protein MRITEVETFALKVPIDDTSADTGYGVRGPRNTLYSPRRETLLVRVTAEDGTTGWGEGLAPVAPEVVAGLVDVLLGPVLIGMDATRPRPTRSLLADLMRVRGHLVGHQADALAAVDTALWDLAGRIAGCSVAQLLGGAFRTEVPAYVSGVEGATDDERADQAREWVTRGAQAVKLHLGGGVETDLATVDAVMAAAPSLRVAVDAHWAYSVTDALRLARGLEERGGWFLEAPLAPEDLGAHAFLVDHVALPIAIGEPLRNRYEFAQWLDAPALRIAQPDCGRTGISETMVIADLCATRNVPLAPHHSVGLGVAVATGLQVAAAVEQFAVFEYQVATMQVASSILIDPIRFDPSGFTLPDGPGLGVEVDVDAVRRLASSSR; encoded by the coding sequence ATGCGCATCACCGAGGTCGAGACCTTCGCGTTGAAGGTCCCCATCGACGACACCTCGGCGGACACCGGTTACGGCGTCCGCGGCCCGCGGAACACGTTGTACTCGCCGCGCCGGGAGACGCTGCTGGTCCGCGTGACCGCGGAGGACGGCACCACCGGGTGGGGCGAAGGTCTCGCGCCCGTGGCGCCCGAGGTGGTCGCCGGCCTCGTCGACGTCCTGCTCGGGCCGGTCCTGATCGGGATGGACGCGACCAGGCCGCGTCCCACCCGGTCGCTGCTCGCCGACCTGATGCGAGTGCGCGGCCATCTCGTCGGTCATCAGGCCGACGCGCTGGCCGCGGTCGACACCGCGCTGTGGGACCTCGCCGGACGCATCGCCGGCTGCAGCGTCGCGCAGCTGCTCGGGGGCGCGTTCCGGACCGAGGTGCCGGCGTACGTCTCCGGCGTCGAGGGCGCCACCGACGACGAGCGGGCGGACCAGGCGCGGGAGTGGGTCACGCGTGGGGCACAGGCGGTGAAGCTGCATCTCGGCGGCGGTGTCGAGACCGACCTGGCCACCGTCGACGCCGTCATGGCGGCGGCGCCGTCGCTGCGGGTCGCCGTCGACGCCCACTGGGCGTACTCGGTGACGGACGCGCTGCGCCTCGCGCGCGGGCTGGAAGAGCGCGGCGGCTGGTTCCTGGAGGCGCCGCTCGCGCCCGAGGACCTGGGCGCCCACGCGTTCCTCGTCGATCACGTCGCTCTTCCGATCGCGATCGGTGAGCCGTTGCGCAATCGCTACGAGTTCGCGCAGTGGCTGGACGCGCCGGCGTTGCGCATTGCCCAGCCCGACTGCGGCCGAACCGGCATCAGCGAGACGATGGTGATCGCCGACCTCTGCGCCACCAGGAACGTTCCGCTCGCCCCGCATCACTCCGTCGGACTCGGCGTCGCCGTGGCCACCGGGCTGCAGGTCGCGGCCGCGGTCGAGCAGTTCGCCGTGTTCGAGTACCAGGTGGCGACCATGCAGGTCGCGTCGTCCATCCTGATCGACCCGATCCGGTTCGATCCGAGCGGGTTCACGCTGCCGGACGGACCCGGCCTGGGCGTCGAGGTGGACGTCGACGCCGTCCGCCGGCTGGCGAGCTCAAGCCGGTAG
- a CDS encoding type II toxin-antitoxin system Phd/YefM family antitoxin, translating into MTEVGIRALKQNASAVVANAAAGETIQITDRGRPVAQLSAIPSSPLQRLLVAGRARPPRRRLGDLPAPTGGPSLSDELAAMRAERL; encoded by the coding sequence ATGACTGAGGTCGGGATCCGAGCGCTGAAGCAGAACGCTTCCGCGGTGGTTGCCAACGCCGCCGCCGGTGAGACCATCCAGATCACCGATCGCGGGCGCCCCGTCGCCCAGCTCTCAGCCATCCCGTCCTCACCGCTGCAACGACTGCTCGTCGCCGGCCGGGCCCGTCCCCCACGGCGCCGGCTCGGCGATCTTCCCGCGCCCACAGGCGGCCCGAGCCTGTCCGACGAGCTCGCGGCCATGAGGGCTGAGCGACTCTGA
- a CDS encoding type II toxin-antitoxin system VapC family toxin produces the protein MAHYLDTSALVKLVVAETETTALRAWLQETDRTPVSCDLARTELMRAVRRAAPDRVVQARAVLDSITLIQLATSTFEEAGRLDPRLLRTLDAVHLAAALELGDDLETIVTYDERLAEAAQSNGVTVTAPS, from the coding sequence GTGGCCCACTACCTCGACACCTCGGCGCTGGTGAAGCTCGTCGTCGCCGAGACCGAGACGACAGCGCTGCGAGCCTGGCTCCAGGAGACCGACCGCACACCAGTGTCGTGCGACCTCGCCCGCACCGAACTGATGCGTGCCGTCCGGCGCGCGGCGCCCGATCGCGTCGTCCAAGCCCGGGCCGTGCTCGACTCGATCACGCTGATCCAGCTCGCCACCTCCACGTTCGAGGAAGCAGGACGGCTCGACCCGAGGCTGCTGCGCACGCTCGACGCCGTCCATCTCGCCGCCGCCCTCGAGCTCGGTGACGACCTCGAGACGATCGTGACCTACGACGAGCGCCTGGCGGAGGCCGCGCAGAGCAACGGAGTCACGGTCACCGCTCCGAGCTGA
- a CDS encoding ferredoxin reductase family protein encodes MAETVLFPPPVRRRRLRPRKPPAVRWADLLVLLVVASLVVPCWMWVRNGGVVQLAYPQYLASSIGLITGLVSSDLMVVQVLLMARIPWVERAWGHDVLTHRHRTVGYWSFWLMMAHVLAFAIERTQRTTDPLGALWAVFVTDPWMLWASIGTIMLIAVVVTSIRLARVRLRYESWHLIHLYAYLGMTFGLPHQILDGTHFHGFWTQVYWWGIYGVALAAVLVWRVGLPAWRSAYHGLRVTGVRAETPGVYTVTMAGRRLDLLRARSGQFFVWRFRDGPGWTRGNPYTISDAPRPERLRVTIQAVGDGSARVAALEPGTRALIEGPYGTMTAERRRNPRMLLIAAGVGITPMRGLLEDTPFEPGEATLLFRYSAEQHAIFRAELDDLAARRGVRLLHLPGPRRTSGSWLPDGLGDGTDAELLRRLVPDLTVSDIYVCGPPGWIRAVRKSAVAAGARQHQIHSEDFAW; translated from the coding sequence ATGGCAGAGACCGTCCTCTTCCCGCCGCCCGTCCGGCGGCGCCGGCTCCGGCCGCGAAAGCCGCCGGCGGTGCGCTGGGCCGACCTCCTGGTGCTGCTCGTGGTCGCCAGTCTCGTCGTCCCGTGCTGGATGTGGGTGCGCAACGGCGGGGTCGTCCAGCTCGCCTACCCGCAGTACCTGGCCAGCTCGATCGGGCTGATCACCGGCCTGGTGTCGTCGGACCTCATGGTCGTCCAGGTGCTGCTGATGGCCCGGATCCCATGGGTCGAGCGGGCCTGGGGCCACGACGTGCTCACCCACCGGCACCGGACCGTCGGCTATTGGTCGTTCTGGCTGATGATGGCGCACGTCCTCGCGTTCGCGATCGAGCGGACCCAGCGGACGACCGACCCGCTCGGTGCGCTGTGGGCGGTGTTCGTCACCGACCCGTGGATGCTGTGGGCCAGCATCGGCACGATCATGCTGATCGCCGTCGTCGTGACGTCGATCCGGCTGGCCCGCGTGCGGCTTCGCTACGAGTCGTGGCACCTCATCCACCTGTACGCCTACCTCGGCATGACGTTCGGGCTGCCGCACCAGATCCTCGACGGCACGCACTTCCACGGCTTCTGGACGCAGGTGTACTGGTGGGGGATCTACGGCGTGGCGCTGGCAGCGGTCCTGGTCTGGCGGGTGGGGCTGCCGGCCTGGCGGTCGGCCTATCACGGGTTGCGGGTCACAGGCGTTCGGGCCGAGACGCCGGGCGTCTACACCGTCACGATGGCCGGCCGGCGGCTGGACCTGCTGCGCGCGCGGTCCGGCCAGTTCTTCGTCTGGCGGTTCCGCGACGGGCCCGGCTGGACCCGCGGCAACCCGTACACCATCTCCGACGCGCCCCGCCCGGAGCGGCTGCGCGTCACGATCCAGGCCGTCGGCGACGGCAGCGCCCGTGTGGCGGCCCTGGAACCGGGCACCCGCGCGCTGATCGAGGGCCCGTATGGCACGATGACCGCCGAACGCCGCCGCAACCCGCGGATGCTGCTCATCGCCGCCGGTGTCGGCATCACCCCCATGCGCGGCCTGCTGGAGGACACGCCGTTCGAACCCGGCGAGGCGACGCTGCTCTTCCGCTACTCCGCCGAGCAGCACGCCATCTTCCGCGCCGAGTTGGACGACCTCGCCGCCCGGCGCGGCGTCCGGCTGCTCCACCTGCCGGGTCCCCGCCGTACGTCCGGGTCGTGGCTGCCGGACGGGCTCGGCGACGGCACCGACGCCGAGCTGCTGCGCCGGCTCGTCCCCGACCTCACCGTCAGCGACATCTACGTCTGCGGCCCGCCCGGCTGGATCCGCGCCGTCCGCAAGTCGGCCGTCGCCGCCGGCGCACGGCAGCACCAGATCCACTCCGAAGACTTCGCCTGGTAA
- a CDS encoding sensor histidine kinase, translating into MRAQLSISAAVLVLVIVALAGVLVALRMDARDRAEVDRQLADRLDRVEVDVTKLLAGDEHDEPPAPDGTDGYGGLLAGSDSLTRVLDGAEVLVQRGQLPAAPVPAPAPAADGYSTVEIDGAPWRSLVTTTADGELRLQVLQSLAPVEDRRTANTWLVAGVTVAATALAAAGGWLVARLVLHPLDRLRRGLQTVRADRDVSHRLPTVVRPQEVSELSATLNDMLERLQRGMFATRRFTADAGHELRTPLASLGSYLETLRRYPSVPPEQRRQLLEAAAAEHRRVVSLLDGLQTLARGDAAIPGGEPVDLADLAADAVSRAARRHPGGTVRLRADAPADATVIGWPDGLRLALDNLIDNAAKHGRPGGTVVVSVSVDGDRLALAVEDDGPGLPAEHRDAVRQRFARGPHPRVDGSGLGLALVEQQAGLSGGALLLGDGPAGGLAATLLLPRAGS; encoded by the coding sequence TTGCGTGCGCAGCTCAGCATCAGCGCGGCCGTGCTGGTGCTGGTGATCGTCGCGCTGGCCGGCGTGCTGGTCGCGCTGCGGATGGACGCCCGCGACCGCGCCGAAGTCGATCGGCAGCTCGCCGACCGGCTCGACCGGGTCGAGGTCGACGTGACGAAGCTGCTCGCCGGTGACGAGCACGACGAGCCACCTGCGCCGGACGGCACCGACGGCTACGGGGGACTGCTGGCCGGCAGCGACTCGCTCACCCGGGTGCTCGACGGCGCCGAGGTGCTGGTGCAGCGCGGCCAGCTCCCGGCCGCGCCGGTGCCGGCGCCGGCGCCGGCGGCGGACGGCTACTCGACCGTCGAGATCGACGGCGCGCCATGGCGCTCGCTCGTGACCACGACGGCCGACGGCGAGCTGCGGCTGCAGGTCCTGCAGAGCCTCGCGCCGGTCGAGGACCGGCGCACCGCCAACACCTGGCTGGTCGCCGGGGTGACGGTCGCGGCGACGGCGCTCGCGGCGGCCGGCGGCTGGCTGGTCGCGCGGCTCGTGCTGCACCCGCTGGACCGGCTGCGGCGCGGGCTGCAGACCGTCAGAGCCGACCGCGACGTCAGCCACCGGCTCCCGACGGTGGTCCGCCCGCAGGAGGTCTCCGAGCTCTCCGCCACTCTCAACGACATGCTGGAACGGCTGCAGCGCGGCATGTTCGCCACCCGCCGGTTCACCGCCGACGCCGGCCACGAGCTGCGCACCCCGCTGGCGAGTCTGGGCAGCTACCTCGAGACGCTGCGGCGCTACCCGTCGGTCCCGCCGGAGCAGCGCCGGCAGCTGCTCGAGGCGGCCGCCGCCGAGCACCGTCGCGTCGTCTCGCTCCTCGACGGCCTGCAGACGCTTGCCCGCGGCGACGCCGCGATCCCTGGCGGCGAGCCGGTCGACCTCGCCGACCTGGCCGCCGACGCCGTGAGCCGAGCCGCCCGCCGGCATCCCGGCGGCACCGTCCGGCTGCGTGCAGACGCACCCGCCGACGCCACCGTCATCGGCTGGCCGGACGGGCTGCGGCTCGCTCTGGACAATCTGATCGACAACGCCGCCAAGCACGGCCGCCCCGGCGGCACCGTCGTGGTCTCGGTGAGCGTGGACGGCGACCGGCTCGCGCTCGCCGTCGAGGACGACGGCCCCGGCCTCCCCGCGGAGCACCGCGACGCCGTCCGGCAGCGGTTCGCCCGCGGCCCGCACCCCCGCGTCGACGGCTCCGGCCTCGGCCTGGCGCTGGTCGAGCAGCAGGCCGGCTTGTCCGGCGGCGCCCTGCTGCTGGGGGACGGCCCGGCCGGTGGTCTGGCCGCGACGCTGCTGCTGCCCCGAGCGGGCTCTTAA
- a CDS encoding response regulator transcription factor, producing MTLPEVLVVDDDHGVRGALRHGLALEDFRVREVETGEAGLAAVAERMPDVILLDVALPGVNGVEVVARLRRDGRTLPVCMLSARDEVDDRVAGLAAGADDYVVKPFSIGELAARLHALVRLHRVRFDRPLAVGELTVDFDTRTVRRRGRDLDVTMREFDLLLAFARHPGQILSRDQLLQQVWGYTWDVDSNVVDVFVGYLRKKLEATGEPRLLHTVRGVGFVLRP from the coding sequence GTGACCCTGCCCGAGGTGCTGGTCGTCGACGACGACCACGGCGTGCGCGGGGCGCTGCGGCACGGTCTGGCGCTGGAGGACTTCCGGGTCCGCGAGGTGGAGACCGGCGAGGCCGGGCTGGCCGCCGTGGCCGAGCGGATGCCGGACGTGATCCTGCTCGATGTCGCGCTGCCGGGCGTGAACGGCGTCGAGGTCGTGGCCCGGCTGCGTCGCGACGGCCGGACGCTGCCGGTCTGCATGCTGTCGGCGCGCGACGAGGTCGACGACCGCGTCGCCGGGCTGGCCGCGGGGGCCGACGACTATGTCGTCAAACCGTTCTCGATCGGCGAGCTGGCGGCCCGGCTGCACGCGCTGGTCCGGCTGCACCGCGTCAGGTTCGACCGGCCCCTGGCGGTGGGCGAGCTGACGGTCGACTTCGACACCCGCACGGTCCGCCGCCGCGGGCGCGACCTCGACGTGACGATGCGCGAGTTCGACTTGCTGCTGGCGTTCGCGCGGCATCCGGGGCAGATCCTCAGCCGTGACCAGCTGCTCCAGCAGGTGTGGGGCTACACGTGGGACGTCGACAGCAATGTCGTCGACGTGTTCGTCGGCTATCTGCGCAAGAAGCTGGAGGCGACGGGGGAGCCGCGGCTGCTGCACACCGTCCGAGGCGTCGGGTTCGTGTTGCGGCCGTGA
- a CDS encoding class I SAM-dependent methyltransferase — protein sequence MTADGGVGRRPGWLLDEVANAGRENLDRDHVARYDVKEDARASDEVRLCRRLGLTRDSVVVEFGPGTGQFTLAVAPVCARVIAVDVSPAMLAALRSNLAHARLSNVLVVQAGFLTYEHDGPPADLVYSRYALHHLPDFWKAIALSRLASMLRPGGVLRLWDVVYSFDPADAGERLEAWCASADVDAVAGTGDADRWNRADLEEHVRDEHSTFTWLLEPMMLRAGFTIEDATYTDDGIFAQYVLRRRAPISRDRSGR from the coding sequence ATGACGGCTGACGGTGGAGTCGGGCGGCGGCCCGGGTGGCTGCTGGACGAGGTCGCGAACGCGGGTCGCGAGAACCTCGACCGCGACCACGTCGCCCGCTACGACGTCAAGGAGGACGCCCGCGCTTCCGACGAGGTCCGGCTGTGCCGGCGGCTCGGCCTGACCCGCGACTCCGTCGTCGTCGAGTTCGGTCCGGGAACCGGCCAGTTCACCCTCGCCGTGGCTCCCGTCTGTGCCCGCGTGATCGCCGTGGACGTGTCACCGGCGATGCTCGCCGCGCTCCGGTCCAACCTCGCTCACGCCCGGCTGTCGAACGTCCTGGTCGTGCAGGCCGGGTTCCTCACCTACGAGCACGACGGCCCGCCGGCGGACCTCGTCTATTCGCGGTACGCGCTGCACCACCTGCCGGACTTCTGGAAGGCGATCGCGCTGTCTCGGCTCGCCTCCATGCTGCGGCCCGGCGGTGTGCTCCGCCTGTGGGACGTCGTCTACAGCTTCGACCCGGCCGACGCCGGTGAGCGGCTGGAGGCCTGGTGCGCCAGTGCCGACGTCGATGCCGTCGCCGGTACCGGCGACGCGGACCGGTGGAACCGGGCGGACCTGGAGGAACACGTCCGCGATGAGCACTCGACCTTCACCTGGCTGCTGGAGCCGATGATGCTGCGGGCCGGCTTCACCATCGAGGACGCCACCTACACCGACGACGGCATCTTCGCCCAGTACGTCCTCCGCCGAAGGGCTCCGATCAGCCGAGACCGGAGCGGGCGATGA
- a CDS encoding PPOX class F420-dependent oxidoreductase: MTDDEWRSFVAAGTRLAHVALTRPDGRPHVTPVCFVLDGDELAFALSPGSVKGRSLARDGRVALCISDENQPYGFVTIEGEARISAEPDQIRHVAAGIAGRYYPGQPADAVADSFVHEGFTAVRITITHVIARSGLG; the protein is encoded by the coding sequence ATGACCGACGACGAGTGGCGGTCCTTCGTCGCAGCGGGAACGAGGCTGGCCCACGTCGCCCTCACCCGCCCCGACGGACGACCCCACGTCACCCCCGTCTGCTTCGTCCTCGACGGCGACGAGCTCGCCTTCGCGCTCTCGCCCGGGAGCGTCAAAGGCAGGAGCCTGGCTCGAGACGGACGCGTCGCGCTCTGCATCAGCGACGAGAACCAGCCCTACGGCTTCGTGACCATCGAAGGAGAGGCGCGAATCTCCGCCGAACCCGACCAGATCAGACACGTCGCCGCAGGCATCGCCGGCCGCTACTACCCGGGCCAGCCCGCGGACGCGGTGGCCGATTCCTTCGTCCACGAAGGTTTCACCGCGGTCCGGATCACCATCACCCACGTCATCGCCCGCTCCGGTCTCGGCTGA
- a CDS encoding alpha/beta fold hydrolase has product MSTFALIHGAGDGGWYWHLVAAELRRRGHDVVAPDLPAGDESATLTNYADAVVEASGGRAGVVVVGQSYGAFTAPLVAERLAADALILVAGMIPAPGESPDAWWSATGYSGAVREQAARDGGLTGDPDPYVSFYHDVPRELATEAMSRERAHPSQASMAAPWPLETWPDVPTRFVLCRDDRFFPPDFFRRLVADRLGIVPDEIAGGHCVALSRPEELADLLEGRKETHP; this is encoded by the coding sequence ATGAGCACCTTCGCACTGATCCACGGCGCCGGAGACGGCGGCTGGTACTGGCACCTGGTCGCCGCCGAGCTCCGTCGCCGCGGCCATGACGTGGTCGCCCCCGACCTCCCGGCCGGCGACGAGTCGGCGACCCTCACCAACTACGCCGATGCGGTCGTCGAGGCATCCGGCGGCCGGGCGGGCGTCGTCGTCGTGGGCCAGTCGTACGGAGCCTTCACCGCACCTCTGGTCGCCGAGCGGCTCGCCGCCGACGCGTTGATCCTGGTCGCCGGCATGATCCCGGCCCCGGGCGAGTCACCGGACGCCTGGTGGTCCGCCACCGGATACAGCGGCGCGGTACGCGAGCAGGCCGCGCGGGACGGCGGCCTGACCGGCGACCCGGACCCGTACGTCAGCTTCTACCACGACGTGCCGCGTGAGCTGGCCACGGAGGCGATGAGCAGGGAGCGGGCGCACCCGTCGCAGGCCTCGATGGCCGCTCCGTGGCCGCTGGAGACGTGGCCGGACGTGCCGACCAGGTTCGTGCTGTGCCGTGACGATCGCTTCTTCCCGCCGGACTTCTTCCGGCGGCTGGTGGCCGACCGCCTCGGCATCGTGCCCGACGAGATCGCCGGCGGCCACTGCGTGGCCCTCAGCCGGCCCGAAGAGCTGGCCGACCTCCTCGAAGGCCGGAAGGAGACACACCCATGA